CATGGCCGTGACGGCCTGGACGACCCAGAGCCAGGTGTCCCGGTGGCGGAGCATGAGGCTGTGACGCCAGATGGTTCGCTGGTCCCGAGCCCGGAAGGGTATCTTGCGGGCTCCGAGGACAAAGTGGAGGAGAAAGGCCATGAAGATGAGGGGTCCTCCGACTTGGGCCATATATGTGGCCTCGAAGAAATAGGCCAGGGCGTCCATGGCCCGGGGGGAGATGACCACGGAAGAGACCAGGATCATGTGGGACCACATGAAGACGATGAGCCCCGCGCCGGTCAGCATCTGGAGCCAGTCGAGTAGGGCGTCTCTGCGGCCTGGCCGGTCAATGTGCATGGTGAGGTCTATTGCCATCTTGATCCTCCAAGGTATGGGTTTGGCCAAGGATGTGATTGATGAAAACCGTGCGTCCCCGGGCCCGTGGTCGGCTCCGAGTCGTTTCAGGCCTGGAAAAGGCCTCAAGATCGAACTCTGGTCGGCGGGAATGGCGCAAGTGAAAACGACTACTGCAAACGGTGGGGATGGTCAATTCCGGCAGGGT
This region of Deltaproteobacteria bacterium genomic DNA includes:
- a CDS encoding succinate dehydrogenase/fumarate reductase cytochrome b subunit; amino-acid sequence: MAIDLTMHIDRPGRRDALLDWLQMLTGAGLIVFMWSHMILVSSVVISPRAMDALAYFFEATYMAQVGGPLIFMAFLLHFVLGARKIPFRARDQRTIWRHSLMLRHRDTWLWVVQAVTAM